A genome region from Micromonospora inyonensis includes the following:
- a CDS encoding Txe/YoeB family addiction module toxin produces the protein MRLVFTATAWNQYLSHTHRKLVKRINDLIADVMRNGYEGIGKPEPLRGELSGFWSRRIDREHRLVYRITKNDVEIIACRYHYVDR, from the coding sequence GTGAGGCTGGTCTTCACCGCGACGGCCTGGAATCAGTACCTCAGCCACACACACCGAAAGCTGGTCAAGCGCATCAACGATCTCATCGCGGACGTGATGCGCAACGGATACGAGGGCATCGGCAAACCGGAACCCCTTCGGGGAGAGCTGTCCGGCTTCTGGTCCCGCCGGATCGATCGCGAACACCGCCTGGTGTATCGGATCACCAAGAACGACGTCGAGATCATCGCCTGCCGGTACCACTACGTCGACCGGTAG
- a CDS encoding type II toxin-antitoxin system Phd/YefM family antitoxin: MRTVNFTQLRQNLAAELDSVINDAEEVVVTRSGHEPVVIVSLAEYESMKETEYLLRSPSNAAALRRSIAELEQGDTVERDLVDPATVRDVA, encoded by the coding sequence ATGCGGACCGTGAACTTCACCCAGCTACGACAGAACCTGGCCGCCGAACTCGACAGCGTCATCAACGACGCGGAGGAGGTGGTGGTGACCCGGTCCGGACACGAGCCCGTGGTGATCGTGTCGCTCGCCGAGTACGAGTCGATGAAGGAGACCGAGTACCTCCTGCGCAGCCCGAGCAACGCCGCAGCTCTGCGCCGATCGATCGCGGAGCTTGAGCAGGGCGACACGGTCGAGCGGGATCTGGTCGACCCGGCCACCGTCCGGGACGTCGCGTGA